A window of the Hypanus sabinus isolate sHypSab1 chromosome 25, sHypSab1.hap1, whole genome shotgun sequence genome harbors these coding sequences:
- the LOC132380925 gene encoding CD276 antigen-like isoform X1: MRRCARHKGHQLQREAERRDRRSEREVDVTGMSRRCDRKPAMLNGQRTGGMLLVFLHLFSPVVLDSPIVARIGDDPLLICHFNRPWSRELGGIQWSLQRPDGVLLAYIYHQGSAAAQFQDKQFQGRATVNESLLGQGDASLRLQNVTVHDNGTYMCVLHTPEWKEVKEQLLIVTAPYSQPHVSCSPVGGDGAEDEGKVQLDCVSRGGFPLAHLQWVWSNGTEYRSELQNASMAQAPDGTYQLCSRLEATMSWDFDLYCVVTDSWLNQSHSSYANCPQHNTRGTESTPHSPGHCPHLNTSSLSLPPPTLSLLLPTSLPPSVTGSQLPCAEHERVGLLLFASVLLLFLLSVLLWMCCCGCTAGRDPP; encoded by the exons ATGCGAAGGTGTGCTCGACACAAAGGTCACCAACTGCAACGTGAGGCAGAGAGGAGGGATagaaggagtgagagagaggtggaCGTCACTGGAATGTCCAGACGGTGCGACAGAAAGCCCGCAATGTTGAACGGCCAAAGAACTGGAGGAATGTTGCTGGTGTTTCTGCACTTGTTCTCCCCAG TGGTGCTGGACTCACCTATCGTCGCCAGGATtggtgatgaccccctcctgatTTGCCATTTCAATCGACCATGGTCCCGGGAACTTGGGGGCATCCAGTGGAGTCTGCAAAGACCTGACGGAGTCCTCCTGGCGTACATCTACCATCAGGGCTCAGCGGCCGCCCAGTTCCAAGACAAGCAGTTCCAGGGCAGGGCCACTGTGAATGAGTCGCTGCTGGGGCAGGGGGACGCGTCACTGAGGCTGCAGAACGTCACAGTTCATGATAATGGCACCTATATGTGCGTTCTTCACACCCCAGAGTGGAAGGAGGTGAAAGAGCAGCTCCTCATCGTTACAG CTCCCTACAGCCAGCCCCATGTGAGCTGCTCACCCGTGGGTGGGGATGGAGCGGAGGATGAGGGGAAGGTGCAGCTGGACTGTGTGTCCCGGGGGGGGTTTCCCCTGGCACATCTGCAGTGGGTCTGGAGCAATGGCACCGAATACAGGAGCGAGTTGCAGAACGCGAGCATGGCACAGGCACCCGATGGCACGTACCAACTATGCAGCAGGCTGGAGGCCACCATGTCCTGGGATTTCGACCTGTACTGTGTGGTCACCGACTCCTGGCTGAACCAATCCCACAGCAGCTATGCCAACTGCCCGCAGCACAACACCCGGGGCACCGAGAGTACGCCTCACAGCCCAGGGCACTGCCCACACCTCAATA cctcctccctctccctgccccctcccactctctctctccttctccccacctccctccctccctctgttacaggctCCCAGCTTCCCTGTGCAGAGCATGAGCGAGTCGGACTGTTACTGTTTGCCTCCGTCCTGTTGCTGTTCTTGCTGTCGGTTTTGCTGTGGATGTGTTGCTGTGGATGTACCGCAGGGCGAGACCCTCCTTGA
- the LOC132380925 gene encoding CD276 antigen-like isoform X2 — protein sequence MRRCARHKGHQLQREAERRDRRSEREVDVTGMSRRCDRKPAMLNGQRTGGMLLVFLHLFSPVVLDSPIVARIGDDPLLICHFNRPWSRELGGIQWSLQRPDGVLLAYIYHQGSAAAQFQDKQFQGRATVNESLLGQGDASLRLQNVTVHDNGTYMCVLHTPEWKEVKEQLLIVTAPYSQPHVSCSPVGGDGAEDEGKVQLDCVSRGGFPLAHLQWVWSNGTEYRSELQNASMAQAPDGTYQLCSRLEATMSWDFDLYCVVTDSWLNQSHSSYANCPQHNTRGTESTPHSPGHCPHLNSSQLPCAEHERVGLLLFASVLLLFLLSVLLWMCCCGCTAGRDPP from the exons ATGCGAAGGTGTGCTCGACACAAAGGTCACCAACTGCAACGTGAGGCAGAGAGGAGGGATagaaggagtgagagagaggtggaCGTCACTGGAATGTCCAGACGGTGCGACAGAAAGCCCGCAATGTTGAACGGCCAAAGAACTGGAGGAATGTTGCTGGTGTTTCTGCACTTGTTCTCCCCAG TGGTGCTGGACTCACCTATCGTCGCCAGGATtggtgatgaccccctcctgatTTGCCATTTCAATCGACCATGGTCCCGGGAACTTGGGGGCATCCAGTGGAGTCTGCAAAGACCTGACGGAGTCCTCCTGGCGTACATCTACCATCAGGGCTCAGCGGCCGCCCAGTTCCAAGACAAGCAGTTCCAGGGCAGGGCCACTGTGAATGAGTCGCTGCTGGGGCAGGGGGACGCGTCACTGAGGCTGCAGAACGTCACAGTTCATGATAATGGCACCTATATGTGCGTTCTTCACACCCCAGAGTGGAAGGAGGTGAAAGAGCAGCTCCTCATCGTTACAG CTCCCTACAGCCAGCCCCATGTGAGCTGCTCACCCGTGGGTGGGGATGGAGCGGAGGATGAGGGGAAGGTGCAGCTGGACTGTGTGTCCCGGGGGGGGTTTCCCCTGGCACATCTGCAGTGGGTCTGGAGCAATGGCACCGAATACAGGAGCGAGTTGCAGAACGCGAGCATGGCACAGGCACCCGATGGCACGTACCAACTATGCAGCAGGCTGGAGGCCACCATGTCCTGGGATTTCGACCTGTACTGTGTGGTCACCGACTCCTGGCTGAACCAATCCCACAGCAGCTATGCCAACTGCCCGCAGCACAACACCCGGGGCACCGAGAGTACGCCTCACAGCCCAGGGCACTGCCCACACCTCAATA gctCCCAGCTTCCCTGTGCAGAGCATGAGCGAGTCGGACTGTTACTGTTTGCCTCCGTCCTGTTGCTGTTCTTGCTGTCGGTTTTGCTGTGGATGTGTTGCTGTGGATGTACCGCAGGGCGAGACCCTCCTTGA